A genomic segment from Alteribacillus bidgolensis encodes:
- the fusA gene encoding elongation factor G: MAREFSLEKTRNIGIMAHIDAGKTTATERILYYTGRIHKIGETHEGASQMDWMAQEQERGITITSAATTAQWKDHRINIIDTPGHVDFTVEVERSLRVLDGAVAVLDAQSGVEPQTETVWRQATTYHVPRIVFVNKMDKVGADFIYSLGTLSDRLGANAAAVQLPIGAEDNFEGIIDLVTMEAYYYMDDLGTRTEARDIPDEYKAQAEEYREKLVEAVSELDEDLMMKYLEGEEITTDELKAAIRKGTLDVEFYPVLCGSAFKNKGVQLMIDAVLDYLPSPLDVPPIKGILPDSDEEVERKADDNGPFSALAFKVATDPYVGKLTFFRVYSGKLDSGSYVRNSTKEKRERVGRILQMHANSREEISTVYSGDIAAGVGLKDTGTGDTLCDDKNRVILESMEFPEPVISLSVEPKSKADHDKMGIALAKLAEEDPTFQTETDEETGQTLIKGMGELHLDIIVDRLKREFKVEATVGAPQVSYRETIRAAGKCEGKFVRQSGGRGQYGHVWVEFEPNEEGAGFEFVNKIVGGVVPREYVPSVQQGIEEALQNGLLAGYPMIDVKATLFDGSYHDVDSNEMAFKVAASMALKKAKNLCQPVILEPLMKVEVVVPEEYMGDVMGDITSRRGRVDGMEARGNSQAIKAFVPLAEMFGYATNLRSNTQGRGNYTMFFDHYEEVPKNISEEIVKKNSGE, encoded by the coding sequence ATGGCACGAGAATTCTCCTTAGAAAAGACTCGTAATATCGGTATCATGGCTCATATTGATGCCGGTAAGACTACTGCTACAGAGCGTATCCTTTATTACACAGGCCGTATCCATAAAATTGGGGAAACACACGAGGGTGCTTCCCAAATGGACTGGATGGCTCAAGAACAGGAGCGCGGTATCACGATCACTTCTGCTGCAACGACAGCACAATGGAAAGATCACCGTATTAATATTATTGATACTCCTGGACACGTCGACTTCACTGTAGAAGTGGAGCGTTCTCTTCGTGTATTAGATGGAGCGGTAGCAGTACTCGATGCTCAGTCAGGGGTTGAGCCTCAAACAGAAACAGTATGGCGTCAGGCTACAACTTATCATGTCCCGCGTATTGTTTTTGTTAATAAGATGGACAAAGTAGGTGCGGATTTCATCTACTCCTTAGGTACGTTAAGTGATCGTCTTGGAGCAAACGCTGCTGCAGTACAGCTTCCAATTGGTGCAGAGGACAATTTTGAGGGGATTATCGACTTAGTAACAATGGAAGCTTATTACTATATGGATGATCTCGGTACCCGTACGGAAGCGCGCGATATTCCAGATGAATACAAAGCTCAAGCAGAAGAATATCGTGAGAAGCTAGTAGAAGCTGTATCTGAACTCGACGAAGACTTAATGATGAAATACCTTGAGGGTGAAGAAATCACCACTGATGAATTGAAAGCTGCAATTCGTAAAGGTACGTTGGATGTTGAATTCTATCCTGTTCTATGCGGCTCTGCGTTTAAGAACAAAGGTGTTCAACTTATGATCGACGCTGTTCTTGATTATCTTCCATCACCACTGGATGTTCCTCCAATTAAAGGGATTCTTCCAGATAGTGATGAAGAAGTTGAAAGAAAAGCAGATGACAACGGGCCTTTCTCTGCACTAGCTTTTAAAGTTGCAACAGACCCGTATGTGGGTAAACTTACATTCTTCCGTGTGTATTCCGGTAAACTTGATTCCGGTTCATACGTTCGTAATTCTACCAAGGAAAAACGCGAACGGGTTGGTCGTATTCTCCAGATGCATGCCAACTCACGTGAAGAAATCTCTACGGTTTATTCTGGGGATATTGCCGCTGGTGTTGGTTTGAAAGACACTGGTACTGGTGATACTCTATGTGATGATAAAAATAGAGTTATTCTTGAATCTATGGAGTTCCCTGAACCGGTTATTTCTTTATCTGTTGAGCCAAAATCTAAAGCAGACCATGACAAAATGGGTATTGCATTAGCTAAACTGGCTGAGGAAGACCCAACATTCCAAACAGAAACAGATGAAGAAACGGGTCAGACTCTTATTAAGGGTATGGGCGAACTTCACTTAGATATTATTGTTGACCGTCTTAAGCGTGAATTCAAAGTGGAAGCGACTGTCGGTGCGCCGCAAGTTTCATATCGTGAAACAATTCGTGCTGCTGGTAAATGCGAAGGTAAATTCGTTCGTCAATCTGGTGGACGCGGTCAGTACGGACACGTTTGGGTAGAATTTGAACCAAACGAAGAAGGAGCAGGCTTTGAATTTGTAAACAAAATTGTCGGCGGTGTCGTACCGCGTGAGTATGTACCTTCTGTACAGCAAGGTATTGAAGAAGCACTTCAAAATGGTTTGTTAGCTGGATATCCGATGATTGATGTAAAAGCTACACTATTTGACGGCTCTTATCACGATGTCGACTCCAACGAAATGGCGTTTAAAGTTGCAGCGTCCATGGCGCTCAAAAAAGCTAAGAATCTGTGTCAGCCTGTTATCTTAGAACCGCTTATGAAAGTTGAAGTAGTTGTTCCTGAAGAATACATGGGTGACGTAATGGGTGACATTACTTCACGACGCGGCCGTGTGGACGGTATGGAAGCTCGCGGTAATTCTCAAGCTATTAAAGCATTTGTTCCACTTGCTGAAATGTTTGGGTACGCGACAAACCTTCGTTCCAATACACAAGGACGCGGTAACTACACTATGTTCTTTGACCATTACGAAGAAGTACCAAAGAACATATCAGAGGAAATTGTTAAGAAAAACAGTGGAGAATAA
- a CDS encoding 50S ribosomal protein L7ae-like protein produces MSYEKVSQAAEVLIGTKQTLKALESNSVQSIIVADDAENRVINKVLLAAEAKGVPIHTVDSMRKLGKACGIDVGAAAVALKKQ; encoded by the coding sequence ATGTCTTATGAAAAAGTATCACAGGCGGCTGAGGTTTTAATAGGAACGAAGCAAACGTTAAAAGCTCTGGAGTCGAACTCCGTCCAATCAATAATAGTCGCTGATGATGCAGAGAACAGGGTTATTAATAAAGTCCTTCTCGCAGCGGAAGCAAAAGGAGTACCGATTCACACAGTAGATTCTATGCGAAAGCTTGGAAAAGCTTGTGGAATTGATGTTGGAGCAGCTGCGGTTGCGTTAAAAAAGCAATGA
- the rpsJ gene encoding 30S ribosomal protein S10, protein MAKEKIRIRLKAYDHRVLDQSAEKIVETAKRSGAGVSGPIPLPTEKSVYTVLRATHKYKDAREQFEMRTHKRLIDIVSPTPQTVDALMRLDLPSGVDIEIKL, encoded by the coding sequence ATGGCAAAAGAAAAGATCCGCATTCGTTTAAAGGCTTATGATCATCGTGTACTAGATCAATCTGCCGAAAAGATCGTTGAAACAGCAAAACGCTCTGGTGCAGGTGTTTCAGGACCAATTCCGCTTCCGACGGAAAAGTCTGTATACACAGTGCTTCGTGCAACTCACAAGTATAAAGATGCTCGTGAACAGTTTGAAATGCGCACACATAAACGTTTGATTGACATCGTAAGTCCAACACCGCAGACGGTCGATGCTCTAATGCGTTTAGATCTGCCATCTGGGGTAGATATTGAAATTAAACTTTAA
- the rplB gene encoding 50S ribosomal protein L2 — protein MPIKKYKPTTNGRRHMSVNLQAEVTTDQPEKSLLEPLHKKAGRNNQGRITVRHQGGGHKRHYRVIDFKRDKDGVPGRVATIEYDPNRSANIALIHYTDGEKRYILAPKGLKVGQEIESGPDADIKVGNALPLTNIPVGTVIHNIELKPGRGAQLVRSAGAEAQVLGKEGKYVLVRLRSGETRLILSTCRATVGQVGNIEHELVNVGKAGRSRWLGKRPVVRGSAMNPSDHPHGGGEGRAPIGRKSPVSPWGMPTVGYKTRKKNKDTDKYIVRRRRKK, from the coding sequence ATGCCTATCAAGAAGTATAAACCGACTACAAATGGTCGCCGCCATATGTCAGTTAACTTACAAGCAGAAGTTACAACAGACCAGCCTGAAAAATCATTGCTTGAGCCGCTTCATAAAAAAGCTGGACGCAACAATCAAGGGAGGATTACGGTTCGTCATCAAGGCGGTGGTCATAAGCGTCATTACCGTGTGATTGATTTTAAGCGTGATAAAGATGGAGTGCCGGGCCGGGTCGCAACTATTGAATATGACCCTAACCGTTCTGCTAATATCGCACTTATTCACTATACTGATGGGGAAAAGCGTTACATTTTGGCTCCAAAAGGACTAAAAGTAGGTCAAGAGATCGAATCTGGTCCAGATGCTGATATTAAAGTTGGTAATGCTCTTCCACTTACTAACATTCCAGTTGGTACAGTTATTCACAACATCGAATTGAAACCAGGCCGCGGAGCTCAATTGGTACGCTCTGCAGGTGCTGAAGCACAAGTACTAGGTAAAGAAGGAAAGTATGTACTTGTACGTCTTCGTTCTGGAGAAACTCGCTTGATTCTCTCTACTTGCCGCGCTACTGTTGGCCAGGTAGGTAATATCGAACATGAGCTTGTGAATGTCGGGAAAGCTGGACGTTCACGCTGGTTAGGCAAGCGCCCTGTTGTTCGTGGTTCTGCGATGAACCCAAGCGATCACCCCCATGGTGGCGGGGAAGGACGTGCTCCAATCGGACGGAAATCACCAGTTTCACCTTGGGGTATGCCTACAGTTGGTTACAAAACCCGTAAAAAGAATAAAGACACGGACAAATATATCGTACGCCGTCGTCGTAAAAAATAA
- the tuf gene encoding elongation factor Tu: protein MAKEKFDRSKTHANIGTIGHVDHGKTTLTAAITTVLHKKSGTGEAMAYDSIDGAPEERERGITISTAHVEYETDTRHYAHVDCPGHADYVKNMITGAAQMDGAILVVSAADGPMPQTREHILLSRQVGVPSIVVFLNKTDMVDDEELLELVEMEVRDLLSEYDFPGDDVPIVKGSALKAIEGDADHEQAIVDLMQAVDDYIPTPDRDKDKPFMMPVEDVFSITGRGTVATGRVERGMLNVGDEVEIIGIDEDARKTTVTGVEMFRKLLDYAEAGDNIGALLRGIDREDIKRGQVLAKPGSITPHTNFKAEVYVLSKEEGGRHTPFFTNYRPQFYFRTTDVTGVINLPEGVEMVMPGDNVEMTVELISPIAIEEGTKFSIREGGRTVGAGVVSTIEK, encoded by the coding sequence ATGGCTAAAGAAAAGTTTGATCGTTCCAAAACGCATGCCAACATAGGTACTATCGGCCACGTTGACCATGGTAAAACTACATTGACTGCTGCTATCACCACAGTTCTTCATAAAAAATCCGGTACAGGTGAAGCAATGGCTTATGACTCCATTGACGGAGCACCGGAAGAGCGTGAACGTGGTATCACAATTTCTACTGCACACGTAGAATATGAAACAGATACTCGTCACTATGCACACGTAGACTGCCCAGGACACGCTGACTATGTTAAAAACATGATCACAGGTGCAGCACAAATGGACGGAGCAATTCTTGTTGTTTCCGCTGCTGACGGCCCAATGCCTCAGACTCGTGAGCACATTTTGCTTTCCCGTCAAGTAGGTGTACCTTCTATCGTTGTTTTCTTAAATAAAACAGACATGGTTGACGATGAAGAGCTTCTTGAGCTTGTAGAAATGGAAGTTCGTGACCTTCTTTCTGAATATGACTTCCCTGGCGACGATGTACCGATCGTAAAAGGATCTGCATTGAAAGCCATCGAAGGTGACGCTGATCATGAGCAAGCTATCGTTGATCTCATGCAAGCAGTAGACGATTACATCCCAACACCAGATCGTGACAAAGATAAGCCATTCATGATGCCTGTTGAGGACGTATTCTCCATCACTGGACGCGGGACTGTTGCTACAGGACGTGTAGAACGCGGTATGCTTAACGTTGGTGATGAAGTTGAAATCATTGGTATCGATGAAGATGCTAGAAAAACAACTGTTACAGGTGTTGAAATGTTCCGTAAGCTTCTAGATTACGCAGAAGCTGGGGACAATATTGGTGCGCTTCTTCGTGGTATTGACCGTGAAGACATCAAACGCGGACAAGTACTTGCTAAACCAGGAAGCATCACTCCACATACTAACTTTAAAGCTGAAGTTTATGTTCTTTCTAAAGAAGAAGGTGGACGTCATACTCCATTTTTCACAAACTATCGCCCGCAGTTCTACTTCCGTACGACGGACGTAACTGGCGTAATCAACCTTCCAGAGGGCGTTGAAATGGTTATGCCTGGCGATAACGTAGAAATGACTGTTGAATTGATTTCACCAATCGCTATCGAAGAAGGTACAAAGTTCTCCATCCGTGAAGGTGGACGTACTGTAGGTGCCGGCGTTGTTTCTACAATTGAAAAATAA
- the rpsL gene encoding 30S ribosomal protein S12 has translation MPTINQLVRKGRQAKVKGSDSPALNKGYNSYRKIPTDQDSPQKRGVCTRVGTMTPKKPNSALRKYARVRLTNQIEVTAYIPGIGHNLQEHSVVLIRGGRVKDLPGVRYHIVRGALDTAGVQDRKQSRSKYGTKRGKK, from the coding sequence ATGCCGACTATCAACCAATTGGTACGTAAAGGCCGTCAGGCAAAAGTGAAAGGTTCTGACTCTCCAGCTTTGAATAAAGGGTATAACAGTTATAGAAAAATCCCTACGGATCAAGATTCTCCGCAAAAACGTGGAGTGTGTACTCGTGTTGGAACTATGACACCAAAAAAACCAAACTCGGCTTTGCGTAAATATGCACGTGTTCGTTTGACTAACCAGATCGAAGTGACTGCTTATATCCCTGGTATTGGTCATAATTTGCAAGAGCACAGTGTGGTGCTGATTCGCGGAGGCCGTGTAAAAGACCTTCCTGGTGTACGTTATCATATCGTGCGCGGAGCGCTTGATACTGCTGGTGTTCAAGATCGTAAACAAAGCCGTTCTAAATACGGTACAAAGCGTGGAAAGAAATAA
- the rplW gene encoding 50S ribosomal protein L23, which produces MEARDVIKRPVITERSADLMDEKKYTFEVDVKANKTQIKKAVEEIFEVKVDKVNTLNYKGKFRRFGRYTGYKPKRKKAVVTLTEDSQELEFFEGV; this is translated from the coding sequence ATGGAAGCACGCGACGTAATTAAGCGCCCCGTCATCACTGAACGTTCTGCTGATCTTATGGATGAGAAAAAATATACGTTTGAAGTTGACGTGAAAGCAAATAAAACACAAATCAAAAAGGCCGTTGAAGAAATCTTTGAAGTGAAAGTGGATAAAGTTAATACACTCAACTACAAAGGGAAATTCCGCCGCTTCGGACGCTACACTGGCTATAAGCCAAAGCGTAAAAAAGCCGTAGTGACATTGACAGAAGATAGTCAAGAACTCGAATTCTTCGAAGGCGTATAA
- the rplC gene encoding 50S ribosomal protein L3, whose protein sequence is MTKGILGRKIGMTQLFNENGELLPVTVIEAEPNVVLQTKTSEADGYEAIQLGFIDKKENRANKPEQGHADKASSAPKRYVREIREVNSGDYEVGQEVKVDTFTDGEIVDITGTSKGKGFQGAIKRHNQSRGPMTHGSRYHRRPGAMGPIDPNHVLKGKKLPGRMGGKTVTVQNLEVVKVDPERNLLLIKGNVPGAKKSYVTVKSAVKTAK, encoded by the coding sequence ATGACCAAAGGAATCTTGGGCAGAAAAATTGGCATGACCCAGTTGTTCAACGAGAATGGTGAACTTCTTCCGGTCACAGTCATTGAAGCTGAGCCGAATGTTGTGCTTCAAACAAAAACATCAGAAGCTGATGGTTATGAAGCGATTCAACTTGGTTTCATTGACAAAAAAGAAAATCGCGCTAACAAGCCTGAACAAGGCCATGCTGACAAAGCAAGTTCAGCTCCCAAGCGCTACGTACGTGAAATCCGCGAAGTGAACAGCGGAGATTACGAAGTTGGTCAGGAAGTCAAGGTAGATACATTTACTGATGGAGAAATAGTGGATATCACTGGAACATCCAAAGGGAAAGGTTTTCAAGGTGCGATTAAACGTCACAACCAATCCCGCGGACCAATGACCCACGGTTCTCGCTATCACCGTCGACCTGGTGCAATGGGTCCAATTGATCCTAACCACGTGTTAAAAGGTAAAAAGCTCCCTGGACGTATGGGTGGTAAAACAGTAACTGTACAAAATCTGGAGGTTGTAAAAGTTGATCCAGAACGTAATTTGCTGCTCATTAAAGGTAATGTACCCGGAGCAAAGAAAAGTTATGTAACGGTAAAGAGTGCTGTAAAAACAGCTAAATAA
- the rplD gene encoding 50S ribosomal protein L4, with protein MPKVALLNQTGSKVGDIDLADTIFGIEPNETVLHDAVVMHQASLRQGTHKVKNRSERRGGGRKPWRQKGTGRARQGSIRSPQWVGGGVVFGPTPRQYSYKLPKKVRRLAIKSALSTKVKEEAIVVVDSLQLEAPKTKEMVNILSGLSVDEKALVVTADYNEQVALSARNIPGVTFATVDGVNVLELLKHDKLVITQEAVEKVEEVLA; from the coding sequence ATGCCTAAAGTAGCATTGTTAAACCAGACCGGCTCAAAGGTCGGCGACATTGATTTGGCTGATACTATTTTTGGTATTGAACCAAATGAAACAGTTCTTCATGATGCTGTCGTGATGCATCAGGCATCCCTTCGTCAGGGAACTCATAAAGTGAAGAACCGCTCTGAACGTAGAGGAGGCGGACGTAAACCGTGGCGCCAGAAAGGTACTGGACGAGCTCGTCAAGGGTCCATCCGTTCCCCTCAATGGGTTGGAGGAGGAGTCGTATTCGGCCCAACTCCCCGTCAATACAGCTATAAACTACCAAAGAAAGTCCGCCGCTTGGCTATCAAATCTGCACTTTCCACGAAAGTAAAAGAAGAAGCTATCGTTGTAGTAGATAGCCTGCAGCTTGAAGCGCCGAAGACAAAAGAAATGGTTAACATATTATCTGGTCTGTCTGTGGACGAAAAAGCATTGGTAGTAACGGCAGACTATAATGAGCAAGTAGCATTGTCAGCACGTAATATTCCTGGAGTGACCTTCGCAACTGTTGATGGCGTGAATGTATTAGAATTACTAAAACACGATAAACTTGTGATCACGCAAGAGGCAGTGGAGAAGGTAGAGGAGGTGCTCGCATAA
- the rpoC gene encoding DNA-directed RNA polymerase subunit beta': MIDVNNFEYMKIGLASPDKIRSWSRGEVKKPETINYRTLKPEKDGLFCERIFGPTKDWECHCGKYKRVRYKGVVCDRCGVEVTRAKVRRERMGHIELAAPVSHIWYFKGIPSRMGLVLDMSPRSLEEVIYFASYVVTDTGETPLEYKQLLSEKEYRSYYDKYGRGFSAQMGAEAIRKLLQDIDLDKEVKILKDELETAQGQRRTRAIKRLEVLESFRNSGNHPSWMILDVLPVIPPELRPMVQLDGGRFATSDLNDLYRRVINRNNRLKRLLDLGAPNIIVQNEKRMLQEAVDALIDNGRRGRPVTGPGNRPLKSLSHMLKGKQGRFRQNLLGKRVDYSGRSVIVVGPALKMYQCGLPKEMALELFKPFVMKELVSRGLAHNIKSAKRKVERVHPEVWDVLEEVIKEHPVLLNRAPTLHRLGIQAFEPTLVEGRAVKLHPLVCTAYNADFDGDQMAVHVPLSAEAQAEARILMLAAQNILNPKDGKPVVTPSQDMVLGNYYLTLERAGAVGEGSIFKDTNEALTAYQNGYVHLHSRVAIPVSSLSKTNFTEEQNKKLLLTTVGKIIFNEILPTSFPYVNEPTATNLEEHIPEKYIVPMTADIKKEFENRETVPPFKKGFLGDIIAEVFKNFQIIETSKMLDRMKDLGFYYSTKAGITVGISDIVVLGDKQVILDDAEEKVERVMKQFRRGLITEEERYNKVISIWSEAKDTIQDKLMGTLDKTNPIFMMSDSGARGNASNFTQLAGMRGLMANPSGRIIELPIKSSFREGLTVLEYFISTHGARKGLADTALKTADSGYLTRRLVDVAQDVIVREDDCGTDRGLDVQALREGNEVIEHLQDRLIGRVLFKTVRHPETNEVLAKKGELINEDKAKLIEEAGVENVTIRSVFTCDTRHGVCKKCYGKNLATGADVEVGEAVGIIAAQSIGEPGTQLTMRTFHTGGVAGDDITQGLPRIQELFEARNPKGQAVISELSGEVIDIKELNDKKEITVKGNLESRSYTTQFGARLKVELGEQIVAGQALTEGSIDPKELLKVTGLQAVQEYLLKEVQKVYSMQGVEIGDKHVEVMVRQMLRKIRVADSGDTEVLPGSLVEVHHFDTANEKVLENGGHPAVGQPVILGITKASLETDSFLSAASFQETTRVLTDAAIKGKRDELVGLKENVIIGKLVPAGTGMQRYRSLEVDLPEEASQETSETGEEAVPQE; the protein is encoded by the coding sequence TTGATTGATGTGAATAATTTTGAATACATGAAAATCGGTTTGGCATCGCCGGATAAAATTCGTTCGTGGTCCCGCGGAGAAGTCAAGAAGCCCGAGACCATTAACTACCGCACATTAAAACCGGAAAAAGACGGTCTTTTTTGTGAGAGAATATTTGGTCCAACGAAAGACTGGGAATGCCATTGCGGGAAGTATAAAAGAGTTCGTTATAAAGGCGTAGTATGTGATCGCTGCGGGGTGGAAGTGACCCGTGCAAAAGTCAGACGTGAACGTATGGGCCATATTGAATTGGCTGCTCCTGTTTCTCATATCTGGTATTTCAAAGGAATCCCTAGTCGTATGGGACTGGTGCTGGATATGTCACCAAGGTCACTTGAAGAAGTGATTTATTTTGCTTCCTATGTAGTAACAGATACAGGGGAGACTCCACTAGAATATAAACAATTACTTTCTGAAAAAGAGTATCGTTCCTATTATGATAAATATGGACGTGGCTTTTCTGCTCAAATGGGAGCAGAAGCTATCCGTAAACTTTTGCAAGATATTGATTTAGATAAAGAAGTAAAGATTCTCAAAGACGAGTTAGAAACAGCTCAAGGTCAAAGAAGAACTCGTGCTATCAAACGCTTGGAAGTTTTAGAGTCTTTCCGTAATTCAGGGAACCATCCTTCGTGGATGATTTTAGATGTTCTTCCGGTAATCCCTCCTGAATTGCGCCCAATGGTACAGCTAGACGGCGGACGTTTTGCCACTTCTGATTTGAATGACTTGTACCGCCGCGTCATAAACCGAAACAACAGGTTGAAGCGTCTGCTTGACTTGGGGGCGCCAAACATCATTGTGCAAAATGAAAAACGGATGCTTCAGGAAGCAGTTGATGCGTTGATTGATAATGGCCGCCGCGGCCGTCCGGTTACTGGACCTGGAAATCGTCCACTTAAATCTCTTTCTCATATGTTAAAGGGAAAACAAGGTCGTTTTCGTCAAAACCTTCTTGGTAAACGTGTAGACTATTCAGGTCGTTCTGTTATCGTTGTAGGTCCAGCATTGAAAATGTATCAATGCGGTCTTCCTAAGGAAATGGCACTTGAATTATTTAAGCCTTTTGTAATGAAAGAACTGGTCAGCAGAGGTTTGGCTCATAATATAAAGAGCGCAAAACGTAAAGTCGAACGTGTCCACCCTGAAGTGTGGGACGTACTTGAAGAAGTGATTAAAGAACACCCAGTACTTCTTAACCGTGCACCAACATTGCATCGTCTTGGTATCCAGGCTTTTGAGCCGACACTGGTAGAAGGCCGGGCTGTTAAACTTCACCCGCTCGTATGTACAGCATACAATGCGGACTTTGACGGCGACCAAATGGCTGTTCACGTTCCTCTGTCGGCAGAAGCTCAAGCCGAAGCTCGTATATTAATGCTAGCTGCTCAAAACATTTTGAATCCAAAGGACGGAAAACCAGTTGTAACGCCATCTCAGGATATGGTTCTTGGTAACTACTATCTTACGCTAGAAAGAGCTGGTGCAGTAGGGGAAGGATCAATATTTAAAGATACTAATGAGGCTTTAACTGCTTATCAAAATGGATATGTGCATTTACACAGCAGAGTTGCTATTCCTGTATCATCTTTATCAAAAACGAACTTTACGGAAGAACAAAACAAGAAATTGCTTCTTACAACCGTAGGGAAAATTATATTCAATGAAATACTCCCTACATCTTTCCCATATGTAAACGAACCAACAGCTACTAATTTGGAAGAGCATATACCTGAAAAATATATCGTACCGATGACAGCTGATATTAAAAAAGAATTTGAAAACCGGGAAACTGTTCCTCCATTTAAAAAAGGGTTTTTGGGAGATATAATTGCAGAAGTCTTTAAGAACTTCCAGATAATAGAAACTTCTAAAATGCTTGACCGTATGAAAGACCTAGGATTTTACTATTCTACGAAAGCCGGGATAACGGTTGGGATCTCAGACATTGTCGTTCTAGGTGATAAGCAAGTTATCCTAGATGATGCAGAAGAAAAAGTAGAACGTGTAATGAAGCAATTCCGCCGCGGTCTTATTACAGAAGAAGAGCGTTACAATAAAGTGATTTCTATTTGGAGTGAAGCCAAAGACACTATTCAAGATAAGTTGATGGGAACACTAGATAAAACGAACCCTATCTTTATGATGAGCGATTCCGGGGCTCGTGGTAACGCATCAAACTTCACTCAGCTTGCTGGAATGCGCGGGCTGATGGCCAATCCATCAGGACGTATTATCGAACTTCCAATCAAGTCAAGTTTCCGCGAGGGATTAACAGTACTCGAATACTTTATTTCTACTCACGGTGCCAGAAAAGGTCTTGCAGATACAGCCCTTAAAACGGCAGACTCAGGTTATCTTACCCGCCGCCTTGTGGATGTTGCTCAAGACGTCATCGTTCGTGAAGATGATTGTGGTACTGATAGAGGCCTTGACGTTCAAGCTCTTAGAGAAGGAAATGAGGTTATCGAACATCTTCAGGACCGCCTAATCGGCCGTGTACTGTTTAAAACAGTCCGCCATCCGGAAACGAACGAAGTACTGGCTAAAAAAGGTGAACTAATTAATGAAGATAAGGCAAAACTTATTGAAGAAGCCGGCGTAGAAAACGTCACAATTCGTTCTGTCTTCACGTGTGATACTCGGCACGGCGTTTGTAAAAAATGTTACGGGAAAAACCTTGCTACAGGTGCCGATGTAGAAGTTGGAGAAGCGGTAGGCATTATTGCAGCCCAATCTATCGGTGAACCGGGAACGCAGCTTACCATGCGTACGTTCCACACTGGCGGGGTAGCAGGAGACGATATCACGCAAGGTCTTCCTAGGATTCAAGAACTGTTTGAAGCACGTAATCCAAAAGGTCAGGCTGTCATCTCTGAATTATCAGGTGAAGTCATAGATATTAAAGAGCTGAATGATAAAAAAGAAATTACCGTAAAGGGAAATCTTGAGTCAAGAAGCTACACTACTCAATTTGGAGCTCGCCTGAAAGTGGAATTAGGGGAGCAGATCGTTGCTGGTCAGGCTCTAACAGAGGGTTCTATTGATCCAAAAGAATTGCTCAAGGTAACTGGTCTTCAAGCTGTTCAAGAGTATCTACTAAAAGAGGTACAAAAGGTATACAGTATGCAAGGGGTTGAAATCGGCGACAAACACGTGGAAGTTATGGTACGCCAAATGCTGCGTAAAATACGTGTAGCAGATTCCGGAGACACAGAAGTACTTCCGGGAAGTCTTGTAGAAGTCCACCATTTTGATACTGCTAATGAAAAAGTACTTGAAAATGGAGGACACCCTGCTGTTGGACAACCGGTTATCCTTGGTATTACAAAAGCTTCACTTGAAACAGATTCTTTCCTCTCGGCAGCTTCCTTCCAGGAAACTACTCGTGTATTGACTGACGCAGCAATTAAAGGGAAGCGCGATGAGCTTGTCGGGTTGAAAGAAAATGTGATAATAGGTAAACTTGTTCCAGCCGGAACGGGTATGCAGCGTTATCGTTCGTTGGAAGTGGATCTACCTGAAGAGGCATCACAAGAAACATCAGAGACGGGAGAAGAAGCTGTTCCACAGGAATAA
- the rpsG gene encoding 30S ribosomal protein S7: MPRKGPVPRRDVLPDPIYNSKLVTRLINRIMLNGKKGKAQNILYNAFDLVRERSGQEPMEIFDQAMKNVMPVLEVKARRVGGANYQVPIEVKPDRRTTLGLRWVVSYARLRGEKTMEERLANEILDAANNTGAAVKKREDTHRMAEANKAFAHYRW, translated from the coding sequence ATGCCTCGTAAAGGACCTGTACCACGCAGGGATGTACTGCCTGATCCTATTTATAATTCTAAATTGGTTACTCGTTTGATCAACCGAATTATGCTGAATGGTAAAAAGGGGAAAGCGCAGAACATCCTATATAATGCGTTTGACCTTGTACGTGAAAGATCTGGCCAAGAGCCAATGGAAATCTTTGATCAGGCTATGAAAAATGTTATGCCAGTGCTTGAAGTTAAAGCACGCCGTGTTGGTGGTGCGAACTATCAGGTGCCAATCGAAGTAAAACCAGACCGTCGTACTACTTTAGGATTGCGCTGGGTAGTGAGCTATGCTCGCCTTCGTGGTGAGAAAACAATGGAAGAACGTCTTGCGAATGAAATCCTTGATGCAGCCAACAACACTGGAGCTGCTGTGAAGAAGCGTGAGGATACGCATCGTATGGCAGAAGCTAACAAAGCATTTGCTCATTATCGCTGGTAA